Proteins encoded together in one Impatiens glandulifera chromosome 1, dImpGla2.1, whole genome shotgun sequence window:
- the LOC124921636 gene encoding signal peptidase complex subunit 1-like, with translation MDWQGQKLAELLMQVLLVSFAVVAFAIGYVQGSFRTMLMTYAYGLGFTTLLTVPNWPFYNRHPLKWLDPSEAEKHPKPVIGNSSPKKKVAKK, from the coding sequence ATGGATTGGCAAGGACAAAAATTAGCAGAACTTCTAATGCAGGTTCTACTTGTAAGCTTTGCAGTGGTGGCATTTGCAATAGGATATGTTCAAGGTTCATTTAGGACAATGTTGATGACATATGCATATGGTTTGGGATTCACCACTTTACTTACTGTTCCCAATTGGCCTTTCTACAATCGTCATCCTCTAAAATGGTTGGATCCTAGTGAAGCTGAAAAACATCCAAAACCGGTTATTGGTAATTCTAGTCCTAAGAAGAAAGTTGCAAAGAAGTAG
- the LOC124918943 gene encoding F-box protein At5g51380-like, with protein MSLVPEKNFMPRSRRRLSLSDLWLNDQTLKNVAVKMRRLSLSYTPPSEPDETLAAIDHESGLDSFSPLSDELLLLILSKLPESQHISNSAVCKRWTKLSGRLLRSVKLLDWDFLESGRLTYRFPNLTCVDLVRACIRCPRNSGIVASHKFVQVHLDTSFSVGGFIKKQDVLHPNMIDKGVRILSEGCPNLSKLVTIAGSEEVLSCIAEECLTMQELELHCCSDSSLIGISKCHNLQILKLIGHVNSFYDSVVSDIGLTIVAQGCKRLVKLELVGCEGSFDGIKAIGQCCHMLEELTLHDHRMDGGWLAAISYCTNLKTLKLQSCKNIDLNPGPDEHLGSCKTLDELHLQQCRMQDKEGVRALFVVCETVRKLVLDDCWGLDDNVFFFASNCRWVRYLSIEGCSLLSGDGFEAVVLTWRELERLKVGSCNNIKGGEISPELISLFSVLKELKWRPDSKSLLSSSLEGTGVGKKGGRSFNL; from the exons ATGTCACTTGTGCCGGAGAAGAATTTCATGCCAAGGTCAAGGAGGCGTCTGAGCTTATCAGACCTCTGGCTAAATGATCAAACGCTGAAGAATGTTGCAGTCAAAATGCGTCGTTTATCTCTTTCCTACACGCCGCCATCAGAACCAGATGAAACCCTAGCCGCAATTGATCATGAATCGGGGCTTGATTCCTTTTCTCCCCTCTCGGACGAGCTTCTTCTCTTGATTCTCTCCAAACTGCCTGAATCCCAACACATCTCTAACTCGGCTGTTTGCAAGCGGTGGACTAAGTTAAGCGGTCGTCTTCTCAGGTCAGTGAAGTTATTAGATTGGGATTTTCTCGAATCAGGTCGGCTGACTTATCGATTCCCGAATCTTACATGTGTTGATTTAGTTAGGGCGTGTATAAGATGTCCTAGGAATTCTGGGATTGTAGCATCCCATAAATTTGTACAAGTTCATCTCGATACAAGCTTTTCAGTTGGTGGGTTTATTAAGAAACAAGATGTTTTACACCCTAATATGATAGATAAAGGTGTTCGAATCCTATCAGAAGGATGCCCTAATCTAAGCAAGCTTGTCACAATAGCTGGAAGTGAAGAAGTTCTATCTTGTATTGCAGAGGAGTGTTTAACAATGCAGGAATTAGAACTCCATTGTTGTTCTGATTCATCACTGATTGGAATCTCCAAATGCCATAATTTACAGATTCTGAAATTGATCGGCCATGTCAATAGTTTTTACGATTCAGTAGTTTCTGACATTGGATTAACAATTGTGGCTCAAGGATGCAAACGGCTTGTGAAGCTGGAACTTGTTGGTTGTGAAGGTAGTTTTGATGGGATCAAAGCCATAGGTCAATGCTGTCACATGCTTGAAGAGCTGACTTTACATGATCACAGAATGGATGGAGGGTGGCTTGCAGCTATCTCTTATTGTACGAATTTGAAGACATTGAAACTTCAATCTTGTAAGAACATTGATTTAAACCCAGGCCCAGATGAGCACCTCGGTTCTTGTAAAACGCTAGATGAATTGCATCTGCAGCAGTGTCGAATGCAAGATAAGGAAGGCGTGAGAGCATTGTTTGTGGTTTGCGAAACTGTTAGGAAGCTTGTTCTTGATGACTGTTGGGGATTGGATGACAACGTCTTCTTCTTTGCAAGTAATTGCag GTGGGTTCGATATCTTTCAATTGAAGGATGTTCGTTATTATCGGGTGATGGATTTGAAGCAGTAGTACTTACATGGAGAGAACTAGAAAGATTGAAAGTTGGCTCTTGTAACAATATAAAGGGTGGTGAAATCAGCCCGGAGTTGATATCTTTGTTTTCGGTCCTAAAGGAGTTAAAATGGAGACCTGATTCAAAATCCTTACTGTCATCGAGCCTCGAAGGAACTGGTGTGGGAAAAAAAGGTGGGCGATCTTTCAACTTGTAA